In Vigna angularis cultivar LongXiaoDou No.4 chromosome 8, ASM1680809v1, whole genome shotgun sequence, the DNA window GTTTCATGGTTTTTGTgatttagtattatttattgtaataataaataagcaCGAGGTTAAGGTTTCGCAGTTGAAGatagcaaaagaaaaaaaagaaaagggaataGAAACTGAGAAAGAGATTTACGAGTTTACGATACAGATACGGTCCCATCCCTGtctttcccttttctttgtCTTCTCAAGTTTCTCTCTCTTCGcgctttctctctcttctctacGCTCCAATCTCACTTCCTTCCTTCGATCTCTTCCCAACAACGATTTACTTCGAAATCGGAAGCACAATGGTTCAAACTCAAAGCCCAAACTCGCTGCCGTGTGACTCAGCGCCGACTCTCCGATGATCATGGAGCTCCCCGATTCCACCGGCGGCGACCGCAACCTTAACGCGCCGCCGCCGCAGCCACAGCACAATAACCACCACCAGGACGCTCGCTCAGGCCTCGGAATCGACCTTAACGAGATCCCTTCGCCTTCCTCCTTGTTCGCCGAAACCCTACCGGACTCCGTCACCGACGTCGTCCGCACTTATCACGAGAACCCCGGGCCGCCGCCGGGAGCCCCCGCTGCCCTCCCTAGCGGTGGTCTCGCTCCTTGCGCTGCCTGCTCCAAGCCCTGCCCCGCCGCCGCCGGGAGCCACCACCACCTCGTCGTGTGCGACGGCTGCGAGCGCGGCTTCCACCTCGCCTGCGCTGGAATTCGCGGCGGAGGACGCCAGGCCGCGAGCCTGGAGGAGTGGGTCTGCGGCGAGTGCGTCGCCTCTGGAGTGAAGAGCAAGCGGTGGCCGTTGGGAGTGAAGCAGCTTCTCGATATCAACGCTCCGCCACCGAGCGAAGCCGAAGCCGAAGGCGTCGGCGACGGAGACGTACATGATTTGAGGTACGGAAAAAACTGTCGAGCTCTCTTTCTCTTGTCATTGTTATGTactatgaaatgtatgtttattgTCTTGTGTTTTCAGCTTACTGTGCGTGCACTACGGTGTGGTGTGAGGCTAAGCCCTCTTGGTTGGTTTTTCAGTGAGGTTGTTGGGAATGAGTTGGTTTGAAAGAAGGAAGAGGTTTTGAGTGTGGTGAGATCAATGTGGGTGGTTTAGCGTCTGGTTGTTGTGCTGAGAACGTGTTTTTGTCATTCAGTTCATATTGTGTTATTAGGTTTTCGAAATTTAGAGTGTGTTAGGTTAGGagtattgttttttatttcttcacgAAAAATGGTGACTTTTTAAAAAGAGTGTAGTGAGATTTTGGGAAACTGGGCTAGTTAGTTGGCTGGTAATATATGGTAGATAGTAGAATATGTGACTGTGAGTAGTTAgttaaaaaatcacatttttcttTGAAGCTATGTATGCGAATGTGTTCCTTTTTCGTGGTAAACCCCAGataactgttttattttatgtgataaGTGGGGATGCACTTTGTTTATGGTATCAAAATGAAGCAAAAATACGTTCTGCATGGGGAGAATAGGTGACCTGGGGGATTGAACAGCCCACATTGTTAACAGGTGCGGCAGTGCATCTGGTGCCAACTCCAGTTGCTGCTGTATTTTCAACTTTCCACTTCCTAAAATTATTTGATATCTTCTCAAGAACATTCTCATTAAAACACTACCAAACAAATTTCCAACCCTCCTCCCTCTGAAGAAAGGAAATAGTACAGATGTTGTTAAAGTCACTATTTAGTCTGCAATGTCTTAGAATCCTTATGCTTTTGTCTTGCTCCTGAATTCGCAAATAGCTAAGATTGTAATTGTTGGATTGAACACTTACCAATATGTAAAAAACTATAGCTGATAATtagaatactttttttttgACTTAAGGGCGTATTAGCTCAAACTACACTATTTAATTGTGACTCCACCCATCCACTCTCTGTCACAAAACAGTTAATGCACCTCAGAACAACCTCCCCCTGCAATGTTGGTAATCAAACTCGTGATCTTAACTATGGTACCTATAGTTAGATTGAGTGCTTACAACTTAGTTAAATACTATAGCTGATAGTTTTGACCAACATTTTATGAGCATACCAATGCAAGTATAATGATTCAATTGAGACTTGATCCACCAAATCTAAGCCACCAGATGATTGATGCACCTCGCGCCAATCTCTCCCTCAACAAGTGTTCTTTTGGATATCAAATTCATGACCTTGACTTTGATTTTTATAGTTGGATCAGACGCTTACCCGGACTTAACTCATTGTGTTCTCTAAATTGTAACATTTGCTTTTTGAAACCGACCCGTCTCCTTCTTCTAAGATTTCGGGTTTTTGAagtttagaaaatatttgttaagttAGTTTAGTTTTTTCACTCCTTCTTGGAAAGTGCTTACCTCTTTAAGATATTTTGTGAACTTTCCGAAAATTGAGGTATGATAGGTGGTAGAATATGCAAGTGTGAGCAGTTACATTGAAAATCACCTTTTCCTTTGATTTTCTATGTATTTAATGGATTCTACCTGGTTAACTgttctttaattattttgataaataacaatgctaattatttttagtataaaatagAAGCAATTACCTACATAGTGCAAGGAGAATCGAACCCCTTCCTTTGTTGTCACATCACCGTCGAGGCGGTGCCAGTTGAGCTATGAGCTTTTGGCTTTGTGGTTCTCAACTATTTGTTATAATTGCATAGTTGCCACCTCGTTTTCTACTTTCTGGTTCCAAAAAATTTCAGGAACAACTAAATTAATACACTACCGAACAAATTTCAAGTATCGAAAAGTCTCCCCACTGAAATTTTGAATGCGGTAACTACGTTAATGAAATGCActtcttcattgttttttttcatatttggtGTAATATTTGTTGAACAATATGGTGCAAATGTAATCAGAAAGGAATGTCCAATGCTATTATTGTTCCTTTGTTAATTGGAAGAGACCGTGTTAATACAAAATAGGAATTCACTTAAGATATTGTGGACATTTAATGGTAAGATTCGTTTGGTGACGGAATTGAAGTTatagttaataatattaattccAATTTTGTTTGAGCTTAAATTGGTTTAGAGTAATAAATTCTGCAGTTTTCAATAGGTTGTGATTGGGCTGTTATAGGGTGCGGTGCCACAGCACAGCCCCGTGCCGTTTCTTTGAGAGGGCTGTAGTTCAGTGTCAGTTGTTGTGTGCTGCCAGCTCAGCTGCTATTCTTTCCAAGTGTGAAAACCCCTTTCCTGGCCCTTTGAACGACGTCGTTTGGCGCTAAATAAGGGGACCGATAATTCTCCATTATATTTTACTTGAGTATAAGCCCTATTTTGTTACTCTCCCCTTCCAAAGGCTTAAATAATACACTTTTCTCGTATTCTCCTCTTTCCGATACTGACTTAGAACTCTTTGCTGTGTTCCTGGCCAACCCATTGCAATCTGGTAGAGTTTTTGGCCAACTAGGGTGGAACACTGGCACACCGTTCTATGGTCTCTACTCTGTTCACATCCTTTGGAATCTGTTATGTTCATGTCACACAGGGGTCTATGTTCTGTTCTATTTTTTTAGTACGACAATAtattgttttctctctttccgTGTTCTGTTTGGATGGTTACCTTATGTTTCCTTTCTTGCTGtactttttttctcaattaataTTCTTTTCTGGTTATTAATGACTTTAATTCCTAAATGTGGTATTGGCAATTTTTAGGGTGTTGGTTAATACTTAGAAAGGGTTTGGGCTAGTTATTTTGTAATTCCATGGAATTTTGAAATggctttatcattttatttaggGTTTCCAAACTTAAATCTTAGTATTAGTCAGTCAAATTCTGATTTCAATTCTAGATGCTATACTGGCATTTAGAAGTTTTGCTTTCACACGGAAAATCTTAATACATGTTTTCATATAGTTTTTCCAGAAACACTAGTTCTTTGCAGGTACCAGAATCACCATTGCAGAACACAGTTGTCAGTATTGTGACATGTCAGAGTGGAGTGGCCTTGTGCTGCAGTGTGATTCTGATAGCTGAGTGATTTTCTATAGCTGACAGTGTGGCCACAATAGTGTGCTACCGTTATATGGGCTTTGAAAACCCATTTTTAGACCCCAAACAACAttgtttagttgtttttttttttggttgaaattgtAATTTCGCAAACTCTTTCTTATGCATTTTTGCTTCAGAAAGGTAATAGGATTTGAAACCCTTCTTTCTTACCATTCCAGAAAAGGTTACCCCTTACCCATGTTTCTTCACACTTTAAAGGAATGTTTTTCCTCGTTTTTTAGAGCTGGTTTCATACGATTACTTTTTAGGTTGCATATACTCATGTTTGTTTAAAGCTTGCCTGATGAATTTTGAGTGTACATTGTTGTAATCTTTGTACTAGTTCCATTtatgtctttttatttattaatgcaATACTTTATGCCTCCTGATCTGAATTGTTTTATCTGGttactttttatgtttattttgatCTTAGAAAGCACACTCGCGGTGATAATTATTTTGGTGCCAGTCCATTTGGTGCCCCTGTGACATATTCAAACTTTTACAATGGAAATGCTACTGGCTTCCAAAAGGCTTCTGGAGGTTTGACACAGGCTGATAGAGTGGGTTTTGAGGATATATTGAATCATACTCAATCGATTACTAGAAAATTTGAGGAGGTATGTACAGATTTCCCTCTTAGAATTcatagtagtaataacaataCGGCTATTATAATACCATCTCGGAGTCCAAATGAGATATTTTTGCAGGCTCTTAAAGATTTTATATCTGAACGGCGTGGTGTACTAGAGGAAGGTTGGCGAGTGGAATTTAGACAATCAGTTAGCAGCTCTGAACTATATGCAGTTTACTGTGCACCCGATGGAAAGATATTTGATTCTGTGTATGAAGTAGCTTGTTATTTGGGGCTAATGTCTGGCTTCAATGCCGTTGAATCTGAAATAAGACATGAGAGGTCTCTTGTGTCTTTAAGTGGTTCTCTATCTAGGAAAAAAAAGTCAACAAGATCTCCCGTAGTGAATGGTTTCGTGGAAAAACGGGGAACCATGATGAATAGTAATTGTAAGGATCCTTCTTCTGAAGGTTTAAATGTGGAATGTGCTAGTACTAGGGGGAATATCGCAAAACCCTATGAAAGTGGAAGAAAAGAGGATGGACAGTCCTTCCCTCAGCAATTTGAGGTGTGTGAATCTTGTTTATATTTCCTCCTTTTTTTGTGAAGCTGGTTTCTTACTGTTAGTTTTTCCCAATATAACTCAGAATTTAGGGGGAGTTATTATAGTGAATCTGAAATTTACTATTTCTGcctaatttttctatttttttatatttcagaatGAACTCCCTCTACAGTTCAAGGACTTCTTTGTTCTCTCATTGGGGAAAGTTGATGTGAGACCATCGTATTACGATGTTAATCTTATCTGTCCTGTAGGTTATAAATCTTGTTGGCATGACAAGATTACTGGTTCTCTTTTTACATGTGAAGTTTTGGAGGGTGGTGATTCTGGACCTATATTTAGGATCCGAAGGTGTTCCTGTTCCGAATTTCCTGTTCCAGTTGGGTCAACCATCCTTTCattgtcaaaatgttgtcaacTTGCAAGTCAAGCTGATGAAGGCAATGGAAAAACTAATGGTAGTATGGATTTGGATGATGGTGATAATATCCAGATGATGCTTCAAGACCCTTGTGTACCAACTGAAAATGATGTCCTAAGTTGCTCTGCAAACTTCTCAATTAAGGATACTCATACACCAGATGCATTAGGCCCTGCGACTGGTTCAGTTCAAGATAATGCTATACATTCTTTACCTGATGAGTTTAATGATGGAATTGGTGAATTTTGTGTGGAAGAGCGGTCATCGTGCTCTGCATGGAGAGTTATTTCTCAGAAGTTAGTTGATGCTTGCAAGGATTTGTGCAAACAGAAAGGAACACTCAAGTTCTATTGTAACCATGTTAAGAATGAAACATGCTTACATCAATGGGATTTAGGGAATGTAAAAAGTGATGAATTGGATAAATTTTGTGGTTCCCTCGGTTCAGTTGGCATCCCAGATGTAATTTATGCAGACAGTGATCTGGAAGGTATCTCTGAGGCTTTGAGAAAATGGTTGGAGCAGGATAGGTTTGGATTGGATGTTGAATTTGTTCAAGAAGTATTGGAACAGCTTCCTGGTGTTGAATCTTTGCAGTATGAACTTTTAAATTGTAGAGATAACAGCTCGTCATTGCCAACAGTAGAAAATGGTTTCTTAGTGGTTGAATGGAGAGAGGGGTCAAAACATCAGGAAGAAGCACTTCAAGGTTTATACAGGAGGTCTAAAAAGGCAAGTTTGACTAAAAAAAGCTTTAAGGAAGGTCGTCGTCCACCACTTGGGAAGCCATTATGCTCCAGGGCTCCGGGTGAGCTCATTGGTGACATTTTTCAGGTATTTTTGTTTCATGCCAACAGTGAATCTTAAATGTTTTTTGTTAGGCTTTTACATTTGTTggctttatttttatttgctaTTGTATAGCCTTTACATTTTCTGCTTTTGTCTTCCAGGCTTGGGAACTTTTAGAGCGATTTAATGAAGTTCTGGACTTGCAAGAACCATTGTCATTAGATGAGCTTGAGAAGGAACTGATTAGCCCTTGGTTTGATGGATTGGATTTTCTTGAGAAATCGGAGAGGGACATGGATTTAATTTCCGAAGGAACTGATGGTAATTGCAGACCATTATTGTCCCTAGGAGGTGATACTGGTCCATCAGGTTCCATGGAAGGTTCTCATGCATTTATTCAAATGGAAACTGAAGCAATGAAGGAGGCTGCTCAAGTTAAGCTCGCATCTTTCACTTACGCCAGATGCTTTGGTGTAACTTTGACCAAGGCTCATAATTCACTGCTGAGGGTGCTAATAGGTGAATTGCTATCAAGGGTGGCTGTCCTGGTGGATCCAAATTCTGAACCTGGAGAAACACGAACAAGacggggaagaaagaaagatatGGATAGTGGTCTTCCTGCTAAACGAACCAAACTGAACATGCTTCCTATTAATGAGTTGACTTGGCCAGAATTAGCTCGGAGATATATCTTGGCTTTTTTAACAATGGATGGCAACCTTGAATCTGCAGAAATTACTGCCCGCGAAAGTGGTAAAGTATTTCGCTGCTTACGAGGTGATGGTGGTTTGCTGTGTGGTGCTCTTACTGGTGTGGCGGGAATGGAAGCAGATGCACAGGTGAGCATCAGTTATATCTTGGTTCTGGCTAATATTTAGATACTGCTTACCCATTTTGCTTCACAGTGCTAGTATGTGGGACcttgatataattttatttggcATTTGGGCTAAATTCTGAGTTACATGATATTCATGGTTTCAAAAACACAGTATTATATTGCAAGACAATCactttaaatgtaataatttctAGAAGTTTAACTGATAGGTGGTATTTTCAGCCCAGGCGATATTCCTTTTTACCCCTCAGAACTTGATACTTTGGAGTGGGGTCTAATGGCCACTTTCAAGTTTATATCTTAAGATTTTATATCTTGCTGCTGGTTAAACTTTTCTAGACTACATTTTAAGTTGTCAATCTGAAAAGAATGATAGAACTAacactgatttttttttttcctctggCTCTCAGCTGCTTGCAGAGGCTACAAAGAAAATTTTTGGTTCTTTGAACAGACAAAGTGATGTACTAActatggaagaagaagagtcTGATGCAAAGGGTGCTTCTGAGAAAAATTTGGCAAATGATGGTAATGTTCCTGAATGGGCTCAAATGCTAGAACCTGTCAGAAAGCTACCAACAAATGTAGGCACTCGAATAAGAAAGTGTGTTTATGATGCTCTCAGTAAGGATCCACCCGAATGGGCAAGGAAAAAATTGGAACATTCAATCAGTAAGGAAGTGTACAAGGGCAATGCTTCTGGACCAACAAAGGTGCTTCTCAGTGGCACCTCTCCTttagtgtgtatatatatatatatatatatatatatttcgggGGTGCATGTGATATTGACATGGCCAAACTTATGTTAAAATCGCTATTTTGTTTGCAATGATAAAACTATTAGTATGAAAGTTTCTTGACCATTAGATCAGATATCTGACCAAAAGATTTTTCATAGAATTCAATGGTCCAGGAAATGTCTGCTACTGCTTGCACTTGTGTGATGGTTTTCACCATAGAGTTTTGCTTGAATTATTATTGTTGGTGTTTCTAATTTTCTGGTGCATTATCCTGTTTTACCACGCAAGCCATCTCATAGTTTATAGTTTCCACCATACATGTGTAATGTAAAACTGTATTTACTTCTGTTTACCCCCTGTTAATATTATCTACTACAACATGCAAGACACACCCAGAGTTTCTCACTCAATGTATAATGACAAAACTAACATTTTTGATGTTACTATCTGGTAGGTCATCTGGTTAAAATAAACGTTTATTCTTTTTGGTTAAGGAAGCATGAATCTTAATTGAACATTATTCTTGTTTAAAAACAGAAAGCAGTTCTTTCAGTGTTGGCTGATGTTGCTGGTGAAGGAGGGCAATCAAATCCCAGTAAAGGGCAGAAAAGGAAGATTGTTATATCAATTTCTGACATTATGATGAAACGATGTCGCATTGTATTGCGGCGTGCTGCTGCTGCCGATGATTCAAAGGTTTTTTGCAATTTGCTGGGAAGAAAATTGATAAATTCTTCCGATAATGATGATGAGGGGCTTCTTGGATCTCCAGCCATGGTGGCCCGCCCTCTTGACTTCCGCACTATTGACCTTAGACTAGCTGCCGGAGCTTATGGTGGATCTCATGACGCTTTTCTTGAGGATGTACGGGAGGTCAGTGTGTTATCAAACTCTGATTGCTTGTTGAAGCTCcttctattttgtttttactttagATAACTACCACCATATAGACCCATTTTAGTCTCTGGCTCAAGGGGCATTATGATTGATTTCCTCATGCTCTTCTTCATTTACTGTTCTCTAATATGTTTTCTAGTAGATGCCGAGTCATTCTTACAATGCTCTTTTGTGACTTGTGTGGAGGCACTAAACTGTTGATTTGATGGTGCAGCTGTGGAACAATGTTCGTGTTGCTTTTGGGGATCAACCTGATTTACTCGAGTTGGCTGAAAAATTATCCCAAAACTTTGAATCATTATATAATGAGGAGGTTGGTAGCCTGTTTGTGTCTACTTCAGTAAATTTTCTCTTGTGCTTTCTTGTTAATCGAACATTTAATTTTCTCCTTGGGTACAGGTTGTCATGAATATGCAAAAACTGATGGAGTATGCTAAGCTGGAATGCTTAACTGCAGAAATGAGAAAGGAAGTTGATGATTTTATTGAGTCAATGAAAGAGACTCCAAAGGCCCCTTGGGATGAGGGAGTCTGTAAAGTATGTGGCATTGATAGGGATGATGATAGTGTTTTACTATGTGATACTTGTGATGCTGAGTATCATACATATTGCTTAAACCCTCCCCTCGCAAGGATCCCAGAGGGAAACTGGTACTGTCCTTCCTGTGTTGATGGTAAACATGCAACTCAAGATGTTACAGAACGTACACAGGTTATTGGCAAACGCCGAAGTAAAAAATTCCAGGGTGAAGTTAATTCTCTTTACTTGGAATCCCTTACTCATTTGTCAGCTgtaattgaagaaaaagaatactGGGAGCACAGCTTGGCCGAGGTTAGTTGATGCACATCTACTTGTTaccttttttttacaatatagCTAAACCATATAAACATTCTAGGTAGAATGAcctaattatcttatttttgaACTTCATATTTGTGGTATTTTTCTAGAAGTTTTGTTGGTAATTGCAGGGTGCTGGTATGTGCTTCCTATTCTGTTATGATCTGAAAATGAATCTTAATGGGGTTCTATCTTGAACTAACGATATCTTATCCTGAGTTATACTGGCAGGATTTTCATTTGTTACTTGATTGCTTTTTGGCATTGCTCATTTTCTTGTATGCTTTTAAAGGCAAAGGCTCCGTTTTCCCTTGTTTTGTTTTGAGCACATCGTGATATTCTTGAAGCATATATTGCCATGTGGTTAGCAACTTGAGTCATGATTGATAATGTATTTCTGAAACTGTAGAACTTTTTTATGTGTTTGCGTttgattagtttttattttaaatggttGCAGAGAACTTTCCTTCTCAAATTTTTATGTGATGAGTTGCTTAACTCTTCCATGATACGCCAGCACCTTGAGCAATGTGCAGAGTTGT includes these proteins:
- the LOC108345535 gene encoding methyl-CpG-binding domain-containing protein 9 isoform X2 — protein: MIMELPDSTGGDRNLNAPPPQPQHNNHHQDARSGLGIDLNEIPSPSSLFAETLPDSVTDVVRTYHENPGPPPGAPAALPSGGLAPCAACSKPCPAAAGSHHHLVVCDGCERGFHLACAGIRGGGRQAASLEEWVCGECVASGVKSKRWPLGVKQLLDINAPPPSEAEAEGVGDGDVHDLRKHTRGDNYFGASPFGAPVTYSNFYNGNATGFQKASGGLTQADRVGFEDILNHTQSITRKFEEALKDFISERRGVLEEGWRVEFRQSVSSSELYAVYCAPDGKIFDSVYEVACYLGLMSGFNAVESEIRHERSLVSLSGSLSRKKKSTRSPVVNGFVEKRGTMMNSNCKDPSSEGLNVECASTRGNIAKPYESGRKEDGQSFPQQFENELPLQFKDFFVLSLGKVDVRPSYYDVNLICPVGYKSCWHDKITGSLFTCEVLEGGDSGPIFRIRRCSCSEFPVPVGSTILSLSKCCQLASQADEGNGKTNGSMDLDDGDNIQMMLQDPCVPTENDVLSCSANFSIKDTHTPDALGPATGSVQDNAIHSLPDEFNDGIGEFCVEERSSCSAWRVISQKLVDACKDLCKQKGTLKFYCNHVKNETCLHQWDLGNVKSDELDKFCGSLGSVGIPDVIYADSDLEGISEALRKWLEQDRFGLDVEFVQEVLEQLPGVESLQYELLNCRDNSSSLPTVENGFLVVEWREGSKHQEEALQGLYRRSKKASLTKKSFKEGRRPPLGKPLCSRAPGELIGDIFQAWELLERFNEVLDLQEPLSLDELEKELISPWFDGLDFLEKSERDMDLISEGTDGNCRPLLSLGGDTGPSGSMEGSHAFIQMETEAMKEAAQVKLASFTYARCFGVTLTKAHNSLLRVLIGELLSRVAVLVDPNSEPGETRTRRGRKKDMDSGLPAKRTKLNMLPINELTWPELARRYILAFLTMDGNLESAEITARESGKVFRCLRGDGGLLCGALTGVAGMEADAQLLAEATKKIFGSLNRQSDVLTMEEEESDAKGASEKNLANDGNVPEWAQMLEPVRKLPTNVGTRIRKCVYDALSKDPPEWARKKLEHSISKEVYKGNASGPTKKAVLSVLADVAGEGGQSNPSKGQKRKIVISISDIMMKRCRIVLRRAAAADDSKVFCNLLGRKLINSSDNDDEGLLGSPAMVARPLDFRTIDLRLAAGAYGGSHDAFLEDVRELWNNVRVAFGDQPDLLELAEKLSQNFESLYNEEVVMNMQKLMEYAKLECLTAEMRKEVDDFIESMKETPKAPWDEGVCKVCGIDRDDDSVLLCDTCDAEYHTYCLNPPLARIPEGNWYCPSCVDGKHATQDVTERTQVIGKRRSKKFQGEVNSLYLESLTHLSAVIEEKEYWEHSLAERTFLLKFLCDELLNSSMIRQHLEQCAELSAELHQKLRAHSVEWKNLKTREDVLSTKAAKIDTFSLNTSGEVGLREGVTTSFSNTAKCLVQPHTAVDNPSNFGVFDDSLPSEETTKEKYRFDSVDKSISVTNSDSDSQNLNSLDVEGQFRNVSGGVESQCTDKSPKSFPSPNMSQEINGSVGAADAQGNHHKCEGRDMSTPVTCQQGGVPVDASHMVLNESEPYHLELNAIKRDISLLQDSITNVVSQLLKLSVRREFLGIDSIGRLYWASTLPGGHSRIVVDASAALLHGKGMSFSRDYVEKFSVLQNCSLTEKDSSPFMSQLRNALVNSAPWIAYETDAEIEELLGWLDDNDPKERELKDSIMQGPRSRFQEFLNAKTEEQVEDQGPVSIPRNREKTISNSLVTKATSLLEKKYGPFFEWDIETWKKQNKKSRTTNDEKLFRCECLEPIWPYRRHCTYCHKTVLSDVEFDGHNDGKCNAGLPVAEKNRNKIGSSKGKGNLTCDGSREKFRADAETSGTKIGGGSKLSSRVIKFSNEESTCPFNFEDICSKFETSDSNKELVKEIGLIGSDGIPSFVPSVSPFVSEYAQFSTSKDDIIGILPKPTESWGSQGNTDGAGACLDHNSGISTDMGDGCCVVPLSSLKPLVGKVSHILRQLKINLLDMDAALPAFALRPSKAESDRRQAWRAFVKSAETIYEMIQATFSLEDMIKTEYLRNDWWYWSSFSAAAKSSTLPSLALRIYSLDLAIIYEKTPNSSLTDSSEPSGTAETRPPMNVDAEKSKGSRKSNRKRKESDG
- the LOC108345535 gene encoding methyl-CpG-binding domain-containing protein 9 isoform X1; the encoded protein is MIMELPDSTGGDRNLNAPPPQPQHNNHHQDARSGLGIDLNEIPSPSSLFAETLPDSVTDVVRTYHENPGPPPGAPAALPSGGLAPCAACSKPCPAAAGSHHHLVVCDGCERGFHLACAGIRGGGRQAASLEEWVCGECVASGVKSKRWPLGVKQLLDINAPPPSEAEAEGVGDGDVHDLRKHTRGDNYFGASPFGAPVTYSNFYNGNATGFQKASGGLTQADRVGFEDILNHTQSITRKFEEALKDFISERRGVLEEGWRVEFRQSVSSSELYAVYCAPDGKIFDSVYEVACYLGLMSGFNAVESEIRHERSLVSLSGSLSRKKKSTRSPVVNGFVEKRGTMMNSNCKDPSSEGLNVECASTRGNIAKPYESGRKEDGQSFPQQFENELPLQFKDFFVLSLGKVDVRPSYYDVNLICPVGYKSCWHDKITGSLFTCEVLEGGDSGPIFRIRRCSCSEFPVPVGSTILSLSKCCQLASQADEGNGKTNGSMDLDDGDNIQMMLQDPCVPTENDVLSCSANFSIKDTHTPDALGPATGSVQDNAIHSLPDEFNDGIGEFCVEERSSCSAWRVISQKLVDACKDLCKQKGTLKFYCNHVKNETCLHQWDLGNVKSDELDKFCGSLGSVGIPDVIYADSDLEGISEALRKWLEQDRFGLDVEFVQEVLEQLPGVESLQYELLNCRDNSSSLPTVENGFLVVEWREGSKHQEEALQGLYRRSKKASLTKKSFKEGRRPPLGKPLCSRAPGELIGDIFQAWELLERFNEVLDLQEPLSLDELEKELISPWFDGLDFLEKSERDMDLISEGTDGNCRPLLSLGGDTGPSGSMEGSHAFIQMETEAMKEAAQVKLASFTYARCFGVTLTKAHNSLLRVLIGELLSRVAVLVDPNSEPGETRTRRGRKKDMDSGLPAKRTKLNMLPINELTWPELARRYILAFLTMDGNLESAEITARESGKVFRCLRGDGGLLCGALTGVAGMEADAQLLAEATKKIFGSLNRQSDVLTMEEEESDAKGASEKNLANDGNVPEWAQMLEPVRKLPTNVGTRIRKCVYDALSKDPPEWARKKLEHSISKEVYKGNASGPTKKAVLSVLADVAGEGGQSNPSKGQKRKIVISISDIMMKRCRIVLRRAAAADDSKVFCNLLGRKLINSSDNDDEGLLGSPAMVARPLDFRTIDLRLAAGAYGGSHDAFLEDVRELWNNVRVAFGDQPDLLELAEKLSQNFESLYNEEVVMNMQKLMEYAKLECLTAEMRKEVDDFIESMKETPKAPWDEGVCKVCGIDRDDDSVLLCDTCDAEYHTYCLNPPLARIPEGNWYCPSCVDGKHATQDVTERTQVIGKRRSKKFQGEVNSLYLESLTHLSAVIEEKEYWEHSLAERTFLLKFLCDELLNSSMIRQHLEQCAELSAELHQKLRAHSVEWKNLKTREDVLSTKAAKIDTFSLNTSGEVGLREGVTTSFSNTAKCLVQPHTAVDNPSNFGVFDDSLPSEETTKEKYRFDSVDKSISVTNSDSDSQNLNSLDVEGQFRNVSGGVESQCTDKSPKSFPSPNMSQEINGSVGAADAQGNHHKCEGRDMSTPVTCQQGGVPVDASHMVLNESEPYHLELNAIKRDISLLQDSITNVVSQLLKLSVRREFLGIDSIGRLYWASTLPGGHSRIVVDASAALLHGKGMSFSRDYVEKFSVLQNCSLTEKDSSPFMSQLRNALVNSAPWIAYETDAEIEELLGWLDDNDPKERELKDSIMQGPRSRFQEFLNAKTEEQVEDQGPVSIPRNREKTISNSLVTKATSLLEKKYGPFFEWDIETWKKQNKKSRTTNDEKLFRCECLEPIWPYRRHCTYCHKTVLSDVEFDGHNDGKCNAGLPVAEKNRNKIGSSKGKGNLTCDGSREKFRADAETSGTKIGGGSKLSSRVIKFSNEESTCPFNFEDICSKFETSDSNKELVKEIGLIGSDGIPSFVPSVSPFVSEYAQFSTSKDDIIGILPKPTESWGSQGNTDGAGACLDHNSGISTGRLAVNESNKSIKSSSSGEQRDGKFSFCGPVSDMGDGCCVVPLSSLKPLVGKVSHILRQLKINLLDMDAALPAFALRPSKAESDRRQAWRAFVKSAETIYEMIQATFSLEDMIKTEYLRNDWWYWSSFSAAAKSSTLPSLALRIYSLDLAIIYEKTPNSSLTDSSEPSGTAETRPPMNVDAEKSKGSRKSNRKRKESDG